The genomic segment TGCTTGAGTGGGGATATTTTTTAGTTTTAATATTATGTCTAGGTGCTGCAGCTGTACATGTGGTCGTTGACCCTATTTATGAAGATAATAAAAGAAATCAACCAATAAATGAAAATAATAATGTTGTCGTCAAAGTAGACGATATCAATACACATAAAAACTTAGTAGAACAAAGATTAACTAAAAGACTCATTTATCAGGGAGATTTACTCCTAATCAATTCTCAATACCCTGTTCGTGAAGAGAGTGTAAGATCAGATATTGTGAAATTATTCAAGTATAAAGAATTAAAGCAGGGATATAGATTACGTAATAGTAAAATTCAATTGTCTAGAGATGTAGCACAAAGGTTTTCGCAAATGGTATATTCCGCTAAAAGAGATGGTGTGCGGAATTTCACAATTAATAGTGGTTTTAGAGGGCTTGATGAGCAAAATAGACTATATAAAGAGATGGGACCTACCATTGCAATGCCACCAGGTTATAGCGAACATAATGTTGGCTTATCACTTGATGTGGGTTCAACTAAAACGAAAATGATTCATGCAGCTGAAGGAAAATGGATTGAAAAAAATGCTTGGCGATTTGGTTTTATTTTACGCTATCCAAAGGATAAGACTGAAATTACAGGTATACAATACGAACCGTGGCATATTCGTTATGTCGGTTTACCACACAGTGCAATAATGTATGATAATAATCTTGTTTTAGAAGAATATTTAGATTATTTAAAAGAAGAGAAGGTCGTTTCTGTTATTGTGAATGGACAAAGTTATACTGTTTATTATTACCATATCACACAAATGAGCTCCGTAAATTTTCCACAAAACAAACGATATGAGCTCTCAGGGAATAATGTAGATGGTATAATCGTGACGGTATACGAACAAGAGATGGTAGTATAATTTATCACAAATGTTTTTTCACTTTTACATTGTTTCATACTTTACGAAATTAAAATAGAAAATATGATGACAAATTAAACAATTAAGGAGAGTGTTATGGTGAAAAAGTTAACTGTAGTATTCACGATTATTATTATCGCAGTAGCTAGTAGTAAATATGTTTACAATAGGTTCTTTTCGTAACTTCGTTGCTTTTTTACTATTAACAGACAGTATAGTGAGATTTAAGAAAGCTTAATAATTTTAAAATAACAAAAACACCATATACGTACTGTATAGCTGAAAATGAAAAGAAACAATTAATGTGAAAAACAGACTTACAAAGCAAGCGTCTTAAAATATGATAAACGTTAGATAGAATTTAACGATATAATATGACATAAGCAATTCCTTCATGTAAAAGGCAATTGCTTTTTGTTTTGTAATTCAATGTAAATTATTGTTGGAGGCTCTCAATATGGAATAATGTGGATTATTATTGGAAATTATACTATATTATTATTAAGTAGACTGAAATGATAGATACTTAACATTGAAAGATAAAAATATATAATATATGGCTGTCTTTGCATGTGTAGTACTACATATATACACGTATAAAATTAGATGTCGTAAATCTCTTCTGCTATAAAGCGATGGCTGTTTCATAAATTCACGTCTTAACCCTCTAAGCCAGAACAATAGGACAAAAGTTTACGAAAGCCTCTTTTCGTAAACTTCTGTCTTATTGAGACTTATTTAGAACAGCATTAATTATTTAGTGCCACAAAAGCTTGGTTTATACGTATTTAGTTCTTTGTACGGAAAGCAACAATCAATGCGAAAACAACTTTTTTAAAAAGACTTTAATATATTTGAGTCGTATATGTTGACAAATAAATCGCTATATCAATGTCGAGCTAAAGATTTGAATAATTTAGTATGAAAAAGTATTGTTTATAAAATTTATGAAAATAGAGGGAGGTTTCATGAAAATTCTATTGAGGATTATTTCTATAGTTTGTTTTCTTTATGCTTTATCAATGATTTATATCAATGGTCATCTTGATATTATAACGGCTTTTTTATCGATTTTAGCAATTATTTTATTATTGAGCTCTTTTTATTACAAACAAGTGTTGTTTTATATTTCTAAAAGAAAAAAGCTTAGTTTTTTACTTTATTTATTTTTAGGGCTCTTTATATTAATGGGCTTAACGTTCGAAATTCTTATGTATAAAGCACAAAATGATTCAATTCCTGAAGATATTGATTATATTATGGTTCTTGGTTCGGGTTTAAAAGATGGTAAACCATCAGCAACATTACAAAATAGATTGAATACTGCTTTGGATTTTATGAAAGAGTATCCCGACATAAAGGTAATTACTACTGGGGGAACTGGTATCGGTGAAGTAAGATCTGAAGGAGAAGCTATGGAAGAATATCTAATATCCTTAGGAGTTGAAGAATCATTAATTATTCCCGAAACAGACGCAACGAGTACATTTGAAAACTTACTCTACTCCAAAGGGTTAATAGATGATTTTGAAAATAACAATCGCATAGCTATAGTAACTAGTGACTTTCATTTGCTTCGTGCAAAAATGTTAGCAAAACGTCTAGACTATGATCCATACGGAGTTTCTGCTAAAACCCCATTATATGAGACAGTCTACTCGCATATTAGAGAATATGCAGCACTTGTCAATTCGTTTTTCTTTAATAAGCAATAAAGCTGCTATGTTGATATATTTAAACAAACTCGTTTTATTTACGAAATAGTGGATTGCGAACTCAAGTAACAACAGTGAATACTGAAACAACTCCAAATAAAATAAAAAATGAGCTATTCTATGACAAAATAGAACAGCTCATTTTTTTAAATAGTTTGCTAGCTTAGTTGTTTCATTATTTACCAATGAACATTTGAGTCCAATAGTTTCCTTGTTCAACATAACCAACACCA from the Cytobacillus sp. IB215665 genome contains:
- a CDS encoding D-alanyl-D-alanine carboxypeptidase family protein, with product MLEWGYFLVLILCLGAAAVHVVVDPIYEDNKRNQPINENNNVVVKVDDINTHKNLVEQRLTKRLIYQGDLLLINSQYPVREESVRSDIVKLFKYKELKQGYRLRNSKIQLSRDVAQRFSQMVYSAKRDGVRNFTINSGFRGLDEQNRLYKEMGPTIAMPPGYSEHNVGLSLDVGSTKTKMIHAAEGKWIEKNAWRFGFILRYPKDKTEITGIQYEPWHIRYVGLPHSAIMYDNNLVLEEYLDYLKEEKVVSVIVNGQSYTVYYYHITQMSSVNFPQNKRYELSGNNVDGIIVTVYEQEMVV
- a CDS encoding YdcF family protein, which codes for MKILLRIISIVCFLYALSMIYINGHLDIITAFLSILAIILLLSSFYYKQVLFYISKRKKLSFLLYLFLGLFILMGLTFEILMYKAQNDSIPEDIDYIMVLGSGLKDGKPSATLQNRLNTALDFMKEYPDIKVITTGGTGIGEVRSEGEAMEEYLISLGVEESLIIPETDATSTFENLLYSKGLIDDFENNNRIAIVTSDFHLLRAKMLAKRLDYDPYGVSAKTPLYETVYSHIREYAALVNSFFFNKQ